gttagagacaagattaaggaggtctagagttatgatttccccaattgtcggaatccttcccgctatgtcttctataatttcgcctaagtattctctaccgatcatgagcactcttattaccgtaaatctctcccgagtaatcacgacaatttactagacgcactctcccgagctacgctagctggcttttgatacagctcacttcagatcgcacccaaggcttcgttatccctaatcccgcctttaaaccctcggttattgatccctcatatactctgggagtggtgttgttcaacaattacctaaatatgcactctctcccgagttatgcatactaaataggcacagctaattgagagctcttcaattaactacaataagaacgtagttgaacaaatagagattatactacggctcaattatataaaaacataacaagaatttatcctacaaaaggttctatcaaaactctagataacaaattagctattcataatagtatgtaaaactacagtACTAAAAGttataaccaacaatgaaaaataggaagaggaaagaaaaaacttgtagaagaattcccaagcttttctcctattgtgtctctgcctccttacgtcaaatctatgtcaaaaatatgtctCATTCCTTttcttggccggcttccttggtttaatatagggtttagggcttaaaatcccgtgttttgcacctTGGTCCCTGAAATTTATGCATCTTGCCGCAgttccaccgcggtcgcgccggaaccgcggccaaacaccctctcagattCTTCAGTTGTCCGCGACTGCGCTCTGCCGCGGTTCTGCTACGGTCGCGGTTTGTTTGGAaattggaaaaacgtaaaacatgaaagttgtagctctttgagttagctttccaaccatatattgtggagcccaaatggagttctgagaaaaaagttatgtctattttactagacagtgcgcaatatgcctcttcgagttttcgttttgttgttttatcatccgttgatccccgaacgcgatcccggcttaattccttgagctcttactcagacttcaaagctccaaaccacttaaattcattccataacatctatatagctcggaatcacacctacaaggcataaaacacaaaattagtgcaaaacactagcgattaaagcgcaaactcaactaaagtgcagtaaattagagtgtaataatcgactaaaatacgtaattatagcctatcatcaacaccccacacttaaaccattgctcgtcctcgagcaatcaaactacactttttttatagacacgacctttttaaacaattctcctaactcatcacaccaagagtatttaaaatagactaagcacaaaagcgtaacatcttcacctcaagatttgactcataagtaccacgcattattcacaattcacctacttactctaacatagaggtcactgacattacctttccttcatgaatcaagtgccctcacacaacaaaagagagtagttccacacaataaaatttaagaacacttaggaactcaagatagaaagaattcactcactctcagaaataacattcatatgccacaaaagatgcaccataagcttgcccgtagtgtactactctactaatggagctcattcaatctaggatcaattaggactttatttggttgtaatgtaggctatgggacgggtaggatacatttagatataagagtgaatacacctccctaagcactttaatacatatactttaacattcaaaccccatacttatgtcaagccaaactccaccttcacatcaatatacatcaactcccaaattatttaagcacaattatatcaagagtcaccactatcaaagaatatttttttttcacagcaatgcaactatttttttttcttttcgtttctttgtcaattcaagtggctcttgctctttcaaatcagtgcacctttctccttatttcattggttccactcaaaagccaaaccaaccaccccacactttaacttttacaaagttcctaacaattcaagtgttcatgagaggttacaatggttcaaatagatggttaattcaaacaaatgagtaaggcttgtaatgtggttgccaaaaaaacaggattacaggctcaaaggggttaactacgatacataacaattatgCGGGTacaatatacatatctggctcaacaaagaaatgcctatatcacttcctagactgaataaaactactatttcgctttgcaaacacacggggcaagttctagacatcaaatgcaatgcatagaATACAACAAACCTCTcacacacatgacacataactcactcaggattggattcacggacactctagtcaaagcagttaagcaattttaagaacatacaatttaaggtacttatacaagagtcaaaaactgagcttaagcgtcacaaccaaagtactcactattctcaaggcataacaaagtcaagagatattgcttcaattcaattcaTCTCACACTGGCTCTtactcctaaaaaaaataaaactaactacacccggttcaaacaaaacccttggaaaagaaccgtggtttaaagaaaaaccaaggggtaattattacactacctaacaaaagaaaatctttttgtactttttctttagacttaaatccctcaagaaaattgtctaatagatccatcgtcgggaaaagtccaatcttttctatttaaaaaaattgttcaattaaactaacacaactaaaataacatagaaagtcacccagacaatcttctcaccccacacttaaaattgtgcattgtccccaatgcacaccataactaataaaaagggtaaaagagactccctggtaggccaaaggccgaaacaCTAACAGCTCatgggatactcagacttctcccaagcttggtcctttgtgcgggtacctcacacttagttctaaCCATTTGGTTTGTTATTGTatccttccaatacctttgctctccttgctcctagaaaataagaaattgacactacaataatacaataaaaaaaaattaatacaaaaaataaaagaaagcagtaaagctgggttgcctcccaacaaacgcttgatttaacgtcgggGCACGACGTGTatcactttctgcctccacttcgaacttatgaatcgcaccccaagttttgcttcaagcttatgattatgctcTTGGGGCGGTACAAATTCTTGCGAGCCAAAAATTAGATAGAGTCTTATGCACTTTTTGGCTCTCGACCGAGGAGTGTCACCTTGCCTAGACGGCcttgagaatttcaaaatataAGGCCCATCTACCTCTTCCTTGGACTCCTTTTTATGCTCGTAAAGATCCATTCCCATTTCACTGTCCGAACATAATGTAGAGAAGTGTTTGGAATGAGGTCCAACACGTTCCAAtacatgaacttcaagattttcgACCTCATCAACACCCAaaacactagagtcaactaaatttgtatcttcaacgtccctggttgactctagtattatTTCTTCAACATCGACATCCTCAAATTCTAGATGGTTAGAGTGTTGGGGTTCTACTTTGGACCCCTCCATTGGCACCTCAATTTCTGTCTCTAATGCAAACTGCTCCTGGCTACTATCCATAATATTGACATAttgagcattaaaagcttcaGCTAATTGACTCACTTGAGCCTCTAAGTTGTAAATAGTTTCAtcttgcctttctatctgcagcagtattttactttgttgttctataagacactttaacatatcttcgatcttctttaggtcagcttcccgaggttctttgttcctattatcctcacaagaaaacatagaatcatcataataaggggttgagggaagataagaaatataagcacaaccatgaaagtgaccatcttgaccaccacacatatcacacatattccacacataagattgagttggtgcacataactcgctctcagaaatactttgataattttgccaagggtggttttcatcacaatatgcataaggaggattaaaagtagaattaccaacatcaaaactttcATAATTCAATGATGCCGTGTTTTTTTtaaatcaacaagtaaaacaaaaaaaatatcaaatacaaaaaaataaaaataaaagttcaaacttgaaacctagcaatatgtacacctacagctacaccgttagttccccggcaacggcgccaaaatttgatcacgcccaactatgccttataaaaaggacaatgcggtcgttgcaaatataatccggtttacaagtccggagtcgaatcccacagagaactaaggcttagctacagctgttcactatcaccaagaagacaagcttgaacagttcctaacttatagatatttagattcttgtgtttaactaattgattaacaaattaaaataataaattaacaactaaagatactaagagttagagacaagattaaggaggtctagagttatgatttccccaattgtcggaatccttcccgctatgtcttctataatttcgcctaagtattctctaccgatcatgagcactcttattaccgtaaatctctcccgagtaatcacgacaatttactagacgcactctcccgagctacgctagctggcttttgatacagctcacttcagatcgcacccaaggcttcgttatccctaatcccgcctttaaaccctcggttattgatccctcatatactctgggagtggtgttgttcaacaattacctaaatatgcactctctcccgagttatgcatactaaataggcacagctaattgagagctcttcaattaactacaataagaacgtagttgaacaaatagagattatactacggctcaattatataaaaacataacaagaatttatcctacaaaaggttctatcaaaactctagataacaaattagctattcataatagtatgtaaaactacaatactaaaagtcataaccaacaatgaaaaataggaagaggaaagaaaaaacttgtagaagaattcccaagccttgctcctattgtgtctctgcctccttaggtcaaatctatgtcaaaaatatgtcccattccttttcttggccggcttccttggtttaatatagggtttagggcttaaaatcccgtgttttgcaccttggtccctgaaatttacgcatcctgccgcggttccaccgcggtcgcgccggaaccgcggccaaacaccctctcagattcttcagttgtccgcgactgcgctctgccgcggttctgccgcggtcgcggtttgtttggaatttggaaaaacgtaaaacatgaaagttgtagccctttgagttagctttccaaccatatattgtggagcccaaatggagttctgagaaaaatgttatgtctattttactagacagtgcgcaatatgcctcttcgagttttcgttttgttgttttatcatccgttgatccccgaacgcgatcccggcttaattccttgagctcttactcagacttcaaagctccaaaccacttaaattcattccataacatctatatagctcggaatcacacctacaaggcataaaacacaaaattagtgcaaaacactagcgattaaagcgcaaactcaactaaagtgcagtaaattagagtgtaataatcgactaaaatacgtaattatagcctatcatcaacggGTTTTCCAAGGCAGTGAAATATTATGTCCTTGCAACAAATGCGCTAATTGTCAATGGCATTATAGAAATGTAGTAGAGGATCACTTAGTTTGTTATGGGTTTATTCAAGGATATACCAAATGGATTTTTCATGGGGAAAAGTTTTCCTCGAGAAATAATCCACATCCAAGCAATGATGATGAAGGTTCCAACATGCATGATAATATCGATGGACTCCTTCATGATACTTTTAGAAATGTTAAGGGTGACATGAGGCATGAAGAAGGAGTGAGAGAGGGACCATCTGAAGATGCAAAGAGATTTTTTAAATTAGTGGAGGAAGGAAAACAAGATTTATATCCAGGGTGTGAGAATTTTTCTAAATTGAGTTTCACCATTCGATTGTTCTTATTCAAATGCATTCACGGGTTGAGTAATGTGGCTTTTTCAGACTTGTTAAAAGAGGCATTTCCATTTGCTCAGCTACCCGAATATTTCCACAAGGCAAAAAATTTGATTCAAGATTTGGGTCTTCATTATGAAAAAATACATGCTTGCCATAATGATTGCATGCTTTTTTGGAATGAAAATGAGAAGAATGATAATTGCTCTGTATGTGGAACTTCTAGATGGAAGAATGTTGTTGATGGCTTGACTAATGCAAGCTCCAAAATCCCTGCAAAGGTTTTAAGGTACTTTCCCTTAAAGCCTAGACTTTAGAGGATATTCATGTGCTCTGAAACAGCTGCAGCTATGAGATGGCATGTTATTGAACGACCCAATGATGGGAATTTAAGACATCCTGCTGATGGGGAATCTTGGAAGAATTTTGATTTCTTGCACAAGGACTTCTCTCGAGATCCACGTAAAGTTAGATTGGGTCTTTCAAGTGATGGTTTTAACCCGTTTCGAACCATGAGCATTTCTCATAGCACGTGGCCTGTTATGCTAATGAACTACAATTTATCGCCGTGGATTTGCATGAAGCTGGAGTATATAATGTTGTCAATGATTATTCCAGGTCCTTCTTCTCCAGGAAATGATATAGATGTGTACCTACAACCACTAATTGCTGAATTGAAGGAACTGTGGGAGACAGGGGTAGAAACATATGATGCTGAAGCAGCCTTGTTATGGACAGTTAGTGATTTTCCAGCACTATCAATGCTTTTCGGATGGAGCACTAAGGGTAGACTGGCATGCTCAACTTGTAATTATGACACATGCTCTCAATATCTCAAACATAGTCGCAAGATGTGTTACTTGGGTCATCGAGCTTTTTTGCCTCCTGATCATCCATTTCGAAGAGATAAAAAATCATTTGATGGTAAGGAGGATCACAAAAGAGCACCTACTCCCTTGTCAGGTGTAGAAGTGTTAGAAGAACTGCATGATTTTAATCATATCTTTGGAAAGGGTGAAAAGAAACAACGCCGAGATAATGAGGGTCCGTGGAAGaaaaaatcaatctttttgaaTTACAGTATTGGGCACATAATAAATTGCGACACAATCTTAATGTAATGCACATCGAGAAGAACATATGTGATAGTTTGCTTGGGACTTTATTGGATATGCCTGGAAAGTCAAAGACCACGTAAATTCTCGCTATGACTTGGAAGAGATGGGGATACGAAAAGAGCTTCAACCATTAAAAGATAAGGATAATAAAAAAGTTTATTTGGCTAAAGCTTGTTTCTCCATGAAGCCAGAAGAGAAAAAGTTGTTTTGCACTGTTTTAAAAAATGTCAAATTACCAAAAGGGTGTGCTCAAATATATCACGGTGTGTGGAAGTGGAGGAAATGAAAATATCAGGGTAAAAGAGTCATGATGCTCGTTTTATCATGCATTACTTGCTTCAGGTTGCCGTTAGAAAAGTGTTGCCCAAGAATGTTTCTTTGGCCTTGATTAGGTTGGGGAACTTCTTTAGAGCCATATGTAGCAAGGTTATAAAGCGAAGAGATCTTGATAAAATGCAATCTCAAATCAATGAAATTGAATGTGACCTTGAAAAGATCTTTCCTCCAACTTTTTTTGATATAATGGAACATTTGCCTAtccatttagtaaataaaattaaGCTTGGGGGTCCGACTCATTTACGTTGGATGTATTCTATTGAGAGAAACTTGTGTAAGTATAAGGAATTTGTTCGTAACCGATATCATCCAGAAGTTTCAATAGCGGAGGGTTTTTTGGCCGAAGAGTGCTTGATATTTTGTTCGAGATACCTACCTGATGAGGTGAAAACAAGATTTAGTAGGTATCAAATAGAAGATGATGTGGGGGCTGAAATAGAGGGAGATGATTTGTCACCTATATTCCCTAAGATAGGCCATCCAATTGgaagtaagaagaaaaagaaaggcaaggCATTTACCATGGATCTACAATTATGTTTTGAAGCACATCGATATGTTCTGTTCAATACTGGAGATGAACAAATGGAGATGTTTATCCAGTAAGATAATTGTCATTTTTAATATAAActttattaatttatttatatgaTATGATATTTTATACTTTATCCATAAAGGCCTAATAGATGTATTTGAAATATACATGTTTGCAGGGAACATAAGAGTTTAATTGATAATCATACTAGATCAAATGCGTAGATTAGAGCACACAATCATAGTCAGAAATTCGGCAATTGGTTCAAAGAGAAAGTTAAAACTGTTGAAGTGCCCAATCATTTACGGTGGCTAGCTAAAGGGCCTAACATAGTTGCAAAAAGATATACTGGATATTTCATCAATGGATACCGATTTCATACGATGGAACGAGATAGTCGACTCAAGACTCAGAATAATAGAGTGACTCTGTCAGCCACAACTGATAGTTTTGCTAGTGCTAGAGATTCAAATCCTATCGATGGAGAGGTTATCTATTATGGATCTATTCAGGATATTATTGACATTGATTATTGGGGTTGTTTTAGTGTTATACTGTTTAGATGTGATTGGTTTCATAATGAAATAGATGAATATGGCTTGACTCGGGTATACTTTAACAGATTATGTAGTGTCGATGACCCTTTTGTATTGGCATCTCAAGTGCATCAAGTTTTTATGTGGAGGATCCAATTGAGAAAGATGTTTATTACCCAAGAAACAAAGTCCCTATTGACTTGTATGATTTGGAAGAGGAAAATTGTGATAATATTGCAGACACATTTTGGAGGGATCTTGATGATAACATTGGTTCGTCAATTAGTTTACCCAATGTTAATGTTATATGGTCCAGAGAAGATCTACCTAGTGATGTCATTGATATGCCATCTCATGCAGAACTTTCACAAGATACAAATATAGAAACATCAGAAGAGGAGGATGATATTGATGATACTGATTGGGATTGGATGGATGCTGATGATTGAAGAATGTGCTTCTGAACTTTGTTTTTAAATATACAAATATGAAAACATCAGAATAGTTCTTTTTtgcattttcttcttttcttctttgtaccATCACTTtcaaagaaaatggaaaaggatGTTATTTGATATTTCTTCTTTGACTATGCTgtaattttatttgaattttattttctttaactgttATGTAATTTTGGATCGTAAATCAAGTATGTTTCTTCATGTCAATCTTGATTTAAAGTCTGATGAGTGTGATATGCATTTGAAAAAATGAGTAGTTATATTCCTACTTGTCCTCATAATGTTGATACAATTTAGCTATCGAAGGAAAGAATATTGAGGCTCCAACTGTTTTATGGTTTATCATCTTGACAAAGTTTGATAGTCATGAGACAAGAAGAACGTCCGaaacatatactgattttggCTCTAACTATTTATGTTGTATCATCTTGATAGATTTTGATAGTCATGGGACAAGAAGAACGTtcaagacaaaagaaaaaaataaaaaaactctaCATGCATTAATACTGGAACACTTGCCTCTTTGGCATATCAAAAAAAGTTATCGCTGACCAGAAAATTAAATGTTCCAGCTAGCTGTATACGGTCAAGTGAAGAGCATGAGCTTCTGCCAAATTTAGTTGAAGACCATCAGATACTAACACCACAAAATTCAGGTGTAGTAGCCTATATGCAAAGCGAAACTACCACCCCTACAACAGATTCATTAGAGGAACAATTGCAATTGAATTCTACAACTGTTGATGAACAAGAACAATGTGAACAGCAAGGCAAGAATTTTCGTACAAATACTGATTCCTTTTCAATTATAAAATTGAACTATATATAATTTTATGGTTATCTATGGTTTGTATTATTGTAGGCGATTCTGCtcgaaaaaggaaaagaggtaaAACAAAGATGCTAAGTGTACATGGAAGGTGTGAGCGGAAATTGATCATAGTAAATGAGAACAATCAACCTATTGGTCCTACAAAAGATGTTGTGGCAGAATTGGGTAGTTTCCTTGTCACTTTAGCAAGGAATGCGAGTCTTTGCCCTCTTGATATATTTGATTGGAGAAAAATGGACACAAAAGAAGATTTATGGGCGTATACCAAGGTTTGATGTTTCCAATTCAATTTTTGGTTGAATAAATTTAATAGTTTTTGCACTAACCCACTAAATCAATTTATAGGAGAAATATGATATTCCTGATACTGCAAAAAAATGGACTTTGGATGCAATTCAAGCTGCTTGGAGAAGACAGAAGAGCAATTTGAAAGAACACCACTTTGACGCCTATGCGAATGATGAAATTCGAATGCAAAAAAGGTCTGAATATATTCCAGCATCTCAATTTAAGGATCTCCTCAAATATTGGAACTCTGAAAAGTTCCAGGTAAGTTTTACTACTTGCAACAACTAGAAACAAATGGTACAACTGAACTGAACTCCTCTTTGTCTTGTCTTGTTGAATTATTTATTTGCAGAGAATGTCCAAGACCAATATTGAGAATCGAAAACAATTGAAGAATTCACACACTGTCGGCAAAAAAAGCTTTGCTATAGTCCGCAATGAATTGGTGTAATTTTTATCAGTAAATATGATCATATTGTCATTTTTAAGAATATTTTTGATAACCACTCTTAATGTATCTAGGGAAAAGAGAAGAACACTTCTGACCCGTTATCACTACGAGAGTTCTTTGTGGCTACAAGATCAAGAAAACCTGGAAGGTCATAGAAGGATTCTGATGAAGATACAACTAGTAAAATTGTGCGAATTCTATCTAATTGCTTTTTTATTGAGATAAACTATTTGTTCCTACTGAATTTTTATTTACCAGAattctctttttaaatatttACATTATAGGCTGAAATGGAAAAAATTGAAGCACAACAAAGTGAAGATGGCAGCAGCTCTGTTAATGCATTTGCAGCCGTTTTGGGACCTGAACATTCAGGGCGACTTAGATTATATGGACGAGGGGTTACAAGAACTTCTTTGAAAGGAAAAATGGGACATTTTGAACCCTCTTCACATGCTACAAATAATCTGGTCCAACAAATGGAAGAGAGGATGATAAGAATGTTTGAGGAACAAAAGGAACAATTTGAGAGATAGAAGGAAGAATTTGAAAAACAGAAGGAACAATATGAGGAACAAAAGAGAATGATGCGACAAGAAATTCTAGGAGATATTTTTGTACAGTTTCAGCTTTCAGGATTGCCAATTGATCCTACTATTTTAGCAACCTTGTGTGGTCGTTCATGGGGAGAAGCTTCCTCCGCACAAGTAGCTATTC
This genomic stretch from Nicotiana sylvestris chromosome 9, ASM39365v2, whole genome shotgun sequence harbors:
- the LOC104229913 gene encoding uncharacterized protein, with the protein product MQSETTTPTTDSLEEQLQLNSTTVDEQEQCEQQGDSARKRKRGKTKMLSVHGRCERKLIIVNENNQPIGPTKDVVAELGSFLVTLARNASLCPLDIFDWRKMDTKEDLWAYTKEKYDIPDTAKKWTLDAIQAAWRRQKSNLKEHHFDAYANDEIRMQKRSEYIPASQFKDLLKYWNSEKFQRMSKTNIENRKQLKNSHTVGKKSFAIVRNELVEKRRTLLTRYHYESSLWLQDQENLEGHRRILMKIQLVKLLKWKKLKHNKVKMAAALLMHLQPFWDLNIQGDLDYMDEGLQELL